From a region of the Tenggerimyces flavus genome:
- a CDS encoding ABC transporter ATP-binding protein, whose amino-acid sequence MRQTWRGYGRFTRLAWRASPALTVLTVLMLVLNAAAPLGAAVAIGAVVSRVPSASAMPWAIAVGAFFLLQWLAIGLYQAAAAALAERVNALLQRDLMAAVMRPVGIGHLEDPASLNLINVGQETFRSGWSRPGRLARTLSGVLNGRLMLIGACVIVAKSQPVWGIALLLAGLWAAYEDKVASRIEANHHHSGTEISRRTEYYYDLGVTPPAAKEIRIFGLGPYLLDRYLASWNRSMDEVLAPTSRRPFVAAIALGAVVLGALGSVAGSAGGSLAAGAAMAVVQALMVSLAGARITSWSSLQTELALATLRRYDDAVASLASTPSSGGAVVGAPQREIRFERVSFGYPGGTGDAVHELDLVVPAGRSLAIVGANGAGKSTLVKLLSRMYEPSSGRISVDDVDLASADVEAWRSQLAAVFQNSTRFALTAQANVSFGRVSTANLDAAAKAAGIDDVIAALPDGWNTPLSAEYDGGVDLSGGEWQKIGLARALYAVSNGASVLILDEPAAHLDARAEARLYERFLELTSGVTTIVISHRFSTVRQASSIVVLDQGRVVEQGTHEELLALDGAYAEMFRLQASRFSEAS is encoded by the coding sequence GTGCGGCAAACCTGGCGTGGCTACGGAAGATTCACTCGACTGGCATGGCGGGCGAGTCCGGCGCTCACCGTTCTGACGGTCCTGATGCTCGTGCTGAACGCGGCGGCTCCCCTCGGAGCCGCCGTCGCGATCGGTGCGGTCGTCTCGCGCGTGCCCAGTGCGTCGGCGATGCCCTGGGCGATCGCCGTCGGCGCGTTCTTCCTGCTGCAATGGTTGGCGATCGGCCTGTATCAGGCCGCGGCGGCAGCGCTCGCCGAACGAGTCAACGCTCTGCTCCAGCGCGACCTGATGGCCGCGGTCATGCGGCCGGTCGGCATCGGGCATCTGGAGGATCCGGCCAGCCTGAACCTCATCAACGTCGGCCAGGAGACGTTCCGCTCCGGTTGGAGCCGGCCGGGACGGCTCGCCCGGACGCTCAGCGGAGTGCTCAACGGGCGGTTGATGCTGATCGGCGCCTGCGTGATCGTGGCGAAATCCCAACCCGTGTGGGGGATCGCGCTCCTGCTGGCCGGGCTGTGGGCGGCGTACGAGGACAAGGTCGCCTCCCGGATCGAAGCGAACCACCACCACAGCGGAACGGAGATCTCGCGGCGCACCGAGTACTACTACGACCTCGGCGTGACTCCTCCGGCGGCGAAGGAGATCCGGATCTTCGGGCTGGGGCCGTACCTGCTGGACCGCTATCTCGCGAGCTGGAACCGGTCGATGGACGAGGTGCTCGCCCCGACGAGCCGGCGGCCGTTCGTCGCCGCTATCGCGCTCGGCGCCGTCGTACTCGGCGCACTGGGGTCGGTCGCCGGGTCCGCGGGCGGCTCGCTCGCCGCGGGTGCGGCGATGGCGGTCGTGCAGGCGTTGATGGTCTCGCTCGCCGGCGCGCGGATCACCTCGTGGTCGAGCCTGCAGACCGAACTGGCACTGGCGACCCTGCGGCGCTACGACGACGCGGTCGCGAGTCTCGCATCGACGCCGTCGTCGGGTGGCGCGGTGGTGGGTGCCCCGCAACGGGAGATCCGCTTCGAACGGGTGTCGTTCGGCTATCCCGGCGGTACCGGAGACGCGGTGCACGAGCTCGATCTCGTCGTACCGGCGGGGCGTTCGCTCGCGATCGTCGGCGCTAACGGTGCCGGCAAGTCGACGTTGGTCAAGCTGCTCAGCCGGATGTACGAGCCGTCGTCGGGCCGGATCAGCGTCGATGACGTGGACCTGGCGTCGGCCGACGTCGAGGCGTGGCGGTCGCAACTGGCGGCAGTGTTCCAGAACTCGACCCGGTTCGCCCTTACCGCACAGGCGAACGTGTCGTTCGGCCGAGTGTCGACGGCCAACCTCGACGCGGCAGCCAAGGCGGCCGGCATCGACGACGTGATCGCAGCTCTACCCGACGGTTGGAACACGCCGCTGTCGGCCGAGTACGACGGTGGAGTGGACCTGTCCGGCGGCGAGTGGCAGAAGATCGGCCTGGCCCGAGCGCTGTACGCCGTGTCGAACGGTGCCTCGGTCCTGATCCTCGACGAGCCCGCCGCCCATCTCGATGCGCGAGCGGAGGCCCGCTTGTACGAGCGGTTCCTCGAGCTGACGTCGGGCGTGACGACGATCGTGATCTCACACCGCTTCTCGACCGTACGCCAGGCGTCCTCGATCGTCGTGCTCGACCAGGGCCGCGTGGTGGAGCAGGGGACCCACGAGGAGCTGCTCGCGCTCGATGGGGCGTACGCGGAGATGTTTCGCTTGCAGGCTTCGCGATTCTCGGAGGCATCGTGA